Proteins from a genomic interval of Pseudodesulfovibrio nedwellii:
- the tilS gene encoding tRNA lysidine(34) synthetase TilS yields the protein MFSAPDSFPETLQNLLPKWAHFCLYIEKFISRELKQELSGKHLLVGFSGGVDSTALLLVLHYLSQRNDFRLTAAHLNHQLRPEADDDAQWCTSFCDTLGVECVVESKNIGDFAEKLGVGIEEAGRNARYALFQNVKNDTGADYVALGHQLDDLSEDVVMRLIRGTGWPGLSGMAGYDPNRSLIRPLLMIPKSTLIAFVTKTGVIWREDASNAESNWTRNRVRNEILPLIQKENPSFWQSVSRLWKIGRIEKDYWQSMTFSPSETLDNAFLKTAHQALRLRLYKSCLDQLGSGQVLADSLFKLDEAWQGKNVGATFQFPGDKTAIITAVGVVFDCTH from the coding sequence ATGTTTTCTGCGCCTGATAGTTTTCCTGAAACCCTTCAGAATCTTTTGCCTAAATGGGCGCATTTTTGTCTGTATATTGAAAAATTTATAAGTCGTGAACTGAAACAGGAACTTTCTGGAAAACATCTTCTTGTAGGTTTTTCCGGTGGTGTTGACTCTACTGCCCTGCTTCTTGTTCTTCACTATCTTTCTCAAAGAAATGATTTCCGACTAACTGCAGCCCATCTGAATCATCAACTACGCCCTGAGGCGGATGACGACGCTCAATGGTGTACATCGTTTTGTGACACTCTTGGTGTTGAGTGTGTGGTTGAATCCAAAAATATTGGGGATTTTGCTGAAAAACTCGGCGTTGGGATTGAAGAAGCTGGTCGGAATGCACGTTACGCTTTGTTTCAGAATGTGAAAAATGACACAGGCGCGGATTATGTCGCGTTGGGGCACCAATTGGATGACCTCAGCGAAGATGTTGTTATGCGTCTCATCCGGGGTACGGGATGGCCTGGACTATCAGGTATGGCGGGGTATGACCCTAATCGTTCGCTTATTCGTCCGTTGCTTATGATCCCAAAATCCACATTGATTGCTTTTGTTACCAAAACAGGTGTTATCTGGCGTGAAGATGCGTCAAATGCTGAATCAAACTGGACTCGTAACCGAGTCAGGAACGAAATTCTTCCACTTATCCAAAAAGAAAATCCTAGTTTTTGGCAATCAGTGAGCCGTTTGTGGAAAATTGGTCGTATTGAGAAAGATTATTGGCAGTCGATGACATTTTCCCCTTCGGAAACACTGGATAACGCTTTTCTGAAGACTGCCCACCAGGCGCTTCGTCTACGATTGTATAAATCATGTCTTGATCAACTTGGTTCAGGGCAAGTTTTAGCTGATTCATTGTTCAAGCTTGATGAAGCTTGGCAGGGAAAAAACGTTGGAGCGACCTTTCAGTTTCCCGGTGATAAAACTGCGATAATCACCGCCGTAGGTGTCGTTTTTGACTGCACCCATTGA
- a CDS encoding CgeB family protein gives MDNLRILVILPLYGGSLSIGRYVASALKEEGHLVEVFEAPDFYPAYDSLNNLKVTSDRLDYLQNSFLNVVSQSVLAKVETFEPDMVLSMAQAPLNRQALKRLRRDGVVTAMWFVEDYRLFTYWKAFAPLYDIFAVIQKGHFFDDLASIGQPNVLYLPLAAQPGFHKPSDLSPVEQRKFGSDISFMGAGYPNRRVAFRELVKFDFKIWGTEWEGDHVLEPLVQLKGARISSEDCVKIFNATAINLNLHSSVQTEELVTGGDFINPRTFELAACGAFQLVDKRSLMNDAFNDDELATFTSISEFTEKIEYFLNHPDDRNEYATKSRTRVLREHTYTKRMRTLMEFTASRIPGWPKPKSASSLFAADYPPELEKDIRNLLGQLGLPENVSFDDLVWAVRQQQGKLSDLDTALLFLDEWQKLYKSRL, from the coding sequence ATGGATAACTTACGCATACTTGTTATTCTGCCTTTATATGGCGGCTCTCTTTCCATTGGCCGATATGTGGCATCAGCACTTAAGGAGGAAGGACATCTGGTTGAAGTGTTTGAAGCACCAGATTTTTATCCTGCATACGACTCTTTGAATAACCTCAAGGTGACATCCGACAGATTGGATTATTTACAGAACTCCTTCTTGAATGTCGTCAGCCAATCAGTATTGGCCAAGGTCGAAACATTTGAACCTGACATGGTTTTATCCATGGCTCAAGCTCCACTCAATCGACAGGCACTCAAAAGACTCCGTCGAGATGGCGTTGTCACGGCCATGTGGTTTGTGGAAGATTATCGACTTTTCACTTATTGGAAGGCGTTTGCGCCTCTGTATGACATTTTCGCAGTCATCCAAAAAGGTCATTTTTTTGATGATCTTGCATCAATAGGACAACCCAATGTGCTCTATCTGCCACTTGCTGCCCAACCAGGTTTTCACAAACCGTCAGACTTATCACCGGTCGAACAACGTAAATTCGGCTCTGACATCTCATTCATGGGCGCAGGATATCCTAACCGCAGGGTCGCCTTCAGAGAGTTGGTCAAATTCGACTTCAAAATATGGGGAACAGAGTGGGAAGGGGACCATGTACTGGAACCGCTGGTACAATTAAAAGGAGCACGAATTTCATCAGAAGATTGCGTTAAAATATTTAACGCGACTGCCATCAACCTTAACCTGCATTCCAGTGTCCAGACAGAAGAACTGGTCACAGGCGGAGACTTTATCAATCCACGCACATTTGAACTGGCGGCCTGTGGCGCATTTCAATTAGTGGACAAACGTAGTCTCATGAATGACGCTTTCAACGACGATGAATTGGCAACATTTACAAGCATATCGGAATTTACCGAAAAAATAGAATATTTCCTGAATCATCCCGATGATCGTAATGAATATGCAACCAAAAGTCGTACACGAGTGCTTCGTGAGCATACCTATACAAAACGCATGCGTACGCTCATGGAATTTACGGCAAGCCGTATTCCGGGATGGCCAAAACCAAAGTCTGCCTCCTCACTGTTTGCCGCCGACTATCCACCGGAATTAGAAAAGGACATTCGTAATTTGCTTGGTCAATTAGGACTTCCTGAAAATGTTTCCTTCGATGATCTCGTTTGGGCCGTACGGCAGCAGCAGGGTAAACTTTCCGATCTAGACACTGCACTTCTTTTTTTGGATGAATGGCAAAAACTGTATAAATCCCGGTTGTAA
- a CDS encoding RsmE family RNA methyltransferase — translation MPRLNSFYLSPDLWPSKVGEHVALEGQEVRHMGTVLRTEPDQMVRLFDGQGHDGLFSVCDIKKRRALLEAVQLEDHSRPANGIILAIGWGKSKRRNYLLEKMVELKGFGVVFWQATRSQGVVPASPKDSWTDKNIQAAKQCGAHFLPELQTLPGGVDSLIAMAKKYENRVIAWESDDITTRLSPTMLANGHTLVVIGPEGGFEDREAQKLVEADFIPVTFGDSILRWETAATYCLSLAMFGTQE, via the coding sequence ATGCCAAGACTTAATTCTTTTTATCTGTCGCCTGACCTTTGGCCTTCCAAAGTTGGAGAACATGTTGCGCTGGAGGGACAGGAAGTGCGTCATATGGGCACAGTTCTCAGAACCGAGCCGGATCAGATGGTTCGACTTTTTGACGGACAAGGACATGACGGGCTTTTTTCTGTATGCGATATAAAAAAACGTCGAGCCTTGCTTGAGGCTGTTCAGTTAGAAGATCATTCCCGACCTGCCAATGGAATAATTCTGGCCATCGGTTGGGGAAAATCCAAACGCAGGAATTATCTTTTAGAAAAAATGGTTGAACTCAAGGGATTTGGGGTAGTTTTTTGGCAGGCTACCCGGAGTCAGGGAGTTGTTCCGGCTTCCCCCAAAGATTCTTGGACAGACAAGAATATTCAGGCTGCAAAACAGTGCGGAGCACATTTCCTTCCAGAGTTGCAAACGCTTCCCGGGGGTGTTGACTCTCTGATTGCCATGGCCAAAAAATATGAGAATAGAGTTATTGCGTGGGAATCCGACGATATTACAACGCGTTTATCGCCAACCATGCTTGCAAATGGGCATACGCTTGTGGTCATCGGGCCGGAAGGTGGTTTTGAAGATCGTGAGGCTCAAAAATTAGTGGAAGCAGATTTTATCCCCGTTACGTTTGGAGATTCTATTTTGCGCTGGGAAACAGCCGCGACTTATTGTCTCAGTCTGGCCATGTTTGGTACACAGGAATAG
- a CDS encoding precorrin-2 dehydrogenase/sirohydrochlorin ferrochelatase family protein: protein MRYYPIFLNLENKTCLVVGAGGVGKRKIQSLLDSGAGHVTIIDTRKADVEMESIMRPDTVTFQCREFVESDLSGKFLVIACTSSEVVNQRISTLCADRNILCNVVDQPEKCSFIVPATIKRGDLTVAISTAGQSPAMTKRIRKDLQEHFGNEYAALLTLMGRIRPLMLGLEQETKQNTAVFRSLVNSDLLIVIKNKNLDAAREILKESLPEPLYANIPEMLDGLI from the coding sequence ATGCGATATTATCCGATCTTCTTGAATCTGGAAAACAAAACGTGTCTTGTTGTTGGTGCAGGCGGGGTTGGCAAGCGGAAAATTCAGTCCCTGCTTGACTCTGGAGCCGGTCATGTGACCATCATCGACACCCGTAAAGCGGATGTCGAAATGGAATCAATCATGAGGCCGGACACTGTTACTTTTCAGTGTCGTGAATTTGTTGAGAGTGATCTTAGTGGCAAATTTTTAGTGATTGCCTGTACTTCATCTGAAGTGGTGAACCAGCGTATCAGCACACTCTGTGCGGATCGCAATATTTTGTGTAATGTCGTTGATCAGCCTGAAAAATGTAGTTTTATTGTTCCTGCTACCATTAAGCGTGGTGATCTGACTGTAGCCATTTCAACCGCAGGTCAAAGTCCTGCCATGACAAAACGCATCCGTAAGGATTTACAGGAACATTTTGGTAATGAATATGCTGCTCTCCTGACGCTTATGGGCCGCATTCGCCCGCTGATGCTTGGTCTTGAACAAGAGACAAAACAAAACACCGCGGTTTTCCGTTCTCTGGTCAATTCGGATTTGCTTATAGTAATAAAGAACAAGAACCTTGACGCTGCCAGGGAAATACTTAAAGAATCTTTGCCCGAACCGTTGTACGCCAACATCCCGGAGATGCTTGATGGGCTTATTTGA
- a CDS encoding replication-associated recombination protein A has product MKLEIEDTQPLADRIRPTSLDDFVGQGHIRNRIEAFSKSKRMPSLLLFGPPGCGKSTLALLLAKLTGKKYLRVSAPEAGLTALRKKLPGQDILILDELHRFSKAQQDFFLPILETGEIILLATTTENPSFSVTRQLLSRLHVLRLRQLSREELVNVSTRGAEELGVDLEEESHKMLAAMAGGDARTLLNLLEYTSELPKEKRCPECLRDSLPEIVVRGDRDGDSHYELVSALIKSIRGSDPDAALYYLACLIESGEDPRFITRRLIISSSEDIGLGDPHALSHAMACHQAVETIGMPEGFIPMSQLTVYLALAPKSNSTYAAYHTAQKEVRENGPKPVPLHLRNATSSLQREWGYGRGYLYPHNFPKSWADQDYLPSELAGRKFYHPKDQGEEPKLLAWLKQFRRSR; this is encoded by the coding sequence ATGAAGCTTGAAATAGAAGATACACAACCTCTCGCTGATAGAATTCGCCCTACTTCATTGGATGACTTTGTCGGGCAAGGACATATTCGGAATCGAATTGAAGCTTTTTCCAAGTCCAAAAGAATGCCAAGTTTGTTATTGTTCGGGCCTCCCGGGTGTGGAAAATCAACATTGGCATTGTTGCTTGCCAAATTGACGGGCAAAAAATACCTGCGTGTAAGTGCACCGGAAGCCGGATTGACTGCTCTTCGCAAAAAGTTGCCGGGACAGGACATTCTTATTCTCGATGAGCTGCATCGCTTTTCCAAGGCCCAACAAGATTTTTTCCTTCCCATTCTGGAAACCGGTGAAATTATTTTGCTGGCAACGACCACGGAAAATCCTTCTTTCAGCGTGACCCGTCAATTGTTGTCACGACTTCATGTCCTTCGACTTCGTCAATTGAGTCGCGAGGAGTTGGTTAATGTAAGTACTCGAGGCGCAGAAGAGCTCGGCGTTGATCTGGAAGAAGAAAGTCATAAAATGTTGGCTGCCATGGCTGGTGGTGATGCTCGTACCCTGCTCAATTTACTAGAATATACATCTGAACTGCCCAAGGAAAAACGGTGCCCGGAATGTCTGCGTGATTCATTGCCGGAAATAGTTGTTCGTGGCGATCGGGATGGCGATTCGCACTATGAGTTGGTGTCTGCCCTTATCAAATCAATTCGTGGCAGTGACCCGGATGCGGCACTTTATTATTTGGCTTGTCTTATCGAAAGTGGCGAAGATCCGCGCTTTATCACCCGTCGTTTGATTATTTCATCCTCTGAAGATATTGGCCTTGGTGATCCGCACGCTTTGAGTCATGCCATGGCTTGTCATCAGGCTGTCGAGACCATCGGTATGCCCGAAGGGTTTATTCCCATGTCGCAATTGACGGTTTACCTTGCTCTGGCTCCCAAGAGCAACTCGACATACGCCGCCTACCACACAGCCCAAAAAGAAGTGCGTGAAAACGGTCCCAAGCCAGTCCCTTTGCATTTAAGGAATGCAACCTCTTCCCTTCAACGAGAATGGGGATATGGACGTGGCTATCTTTATCCGCATAATTTCCCGAAATCATGGGCTGATCAGGATTATCTCCCCAGCGAACTTGCCGGACGGAAATTTTATCATCCCAAAGATCAGGGCGAGGAGCCAAAGCTACTGGCATGGTTAAAACAGTTTCGCAGAAGTCGTTGA
- a CDS encoding cytochrome C assembly family protein has protein sequence MGLFDTLHIFIIALYALGTVLFLTGITTANEKLKRIAIWFAVVGFSLNTIDLGIILMSDPAALSGGTFYFNILAWSVLAIYFFLWWRLRLEFLAITALPLALLLFVASMALGGIRVIMPPQLTALFFGLHIGSLVLTLGALMMALGAGMAFIYYNRKLKTKAGLTSMGSTVPSLEKFDTVNRWAVAIGFPLYTLGLFSTFFWYWIAPNKEFTWDIMKIGSLAVWFLYAFLFHQRIVLGWRGRKPAILAIWVFVGMCISLIHHTITFRVMP, from the coding sequence ATGGGCTTATTTGATACGCTCCATATTTTTATTATTGCACTGTATGCGCTTGGCACCGTGCTTTTTCTGACCGGTATTACTACCGCCAATGAAAAGCTCAAACGGATTGCCATTTGGTTTGCTGTCGTTGGTTTTTCTTTGAATACCATTGACTTGGGAATAATCCTCATGAGTGATCCAGCCGCTCTCAGTGGTGGAACATTTTATTTTAATATTTTGGCGTGGAGTGTCTTAGCCATTTACTTTTTCCTTTGGTGGCGATTGCGGCTTGAATTTTTGGCAATCACCGCCCTGCCTTTAGCTCTGCTTCTGTTCGTGGCATCCATGGCTTTGGGAGGCATCCGGGTGATCATGCCTCCACAGTTAACCGCATTGTTTTTTGGTTTGCATATAGGATCCCTCGTGCTGACTCTTGGGGCGCTCATGATGGCTCTCGGGGCTGGTATGGCTTTTATTTATTATAATCGAAAACTTAAAACCAAGGCCGGTCTTACCAGTATGGGAAGCACTGTGCCCTCTTTGGAAAAATTCGATACCGTAAACCGGTGGGCTGTAGCCATCGGATTTCCTTTGTATACATTGGGACTTTTTTCCACGTTTTTTTGGTACTGGATTGCACCCAACAAGGAATTTACCTGGGATATCATGAAAATCGGCTCCTTGGCCGTCTGGTTCCTTTATGCATTCCTTTTTCATCAACGAATTGTACTGGGCTGGCGTGGACGTAAACCTGCTATCCTTGCCATTTGGGTTTTTGTCGGCATGTGCATTTCCCTTATACATCACACCATCACTTTTCGAGTAATGCCATGA
- the hemA gene encoding glutamyl-tRNA reductase — protein MNRQIILIGLNHRTAGVDVREKFALTDVENFEQGLMAHCPVLECMALSTCNRVEIIAVAKNISKREVVDSVIQYWAAICKGDPALLLDNTYNYSRLEAVKHVFSVASSLDSMVMGEPQILGQLKDAYRAAVAKGTAKTIVNRLLHKSFSVAKRIRTETAIASSAVSISFAAVELARKIFGDLEGTKAMLVGAGEMAELAATHLLRNGVQDVIIANRTFSRAKELADNLGGEPIQIENMPDRLHEVDIVISSTGSPVAVIKAKDVKSVLKRRKNKPMFFIDIAVPRDIDPDVNILDNVYLYDIDDLKEVVEDNMAQRHEEAAKARTVVDHETDTFGNWLHSLNLQPTIVDLVEKTEDVAHRELNKTLKKIGQVDERTRKALETLVLSVAHKSMHEPICFLKRRTQEEGSAERFIDLARRMFNLDDESIPAEAHLDRKSNTCSAEDINELIKASKNKEQ, from the coding sequence ATGAACAGACAAATCATTCTCATAGGACTCAATCACCGGACTGCCGGTGTTGATGTGCGTGAAAAATTCGCTTTGACCGATGTAGAGAACTTTGAGCAAGGGCTTATGGCCCACTGTCCAGTGCTCGAATGTATGGCCCTCTCTACTTGTAACCGGGTAGAGATCATCGCTGTTGCTAAAAATATTTCTAAGCGAGAGGTTGTTGATTCTGTAATTCAGTATTGGGCTGCTATCTGCAAAGGCGACCCCGCATTACTTTTGGATAATACCTACAATTATTCTAGGCTGGAGGCTGTGAAACACGTTTTTTCTGTCGCGAGTAGCCTAGATTCCATGGTTATGGGCGAGCCACAAATTCTCGGTCAGCTAAAAGATGCATACCGGGCTGCCGTGGCGAAAGGGACAGCAAAGACCATTGTTAACCGTTTGCTTCATAAATCTTTTTCCGTTGCCAAACGTATTCGCACCGAGACAGCCATTGCCTCCAGTGCCGTGTCCATCAGTTTTGCCGCTGTTGAATTGGCGCGCAAGATTTTTGGAGATCTGGAAGGCACCAAGGCCATGCTCGTAGGTGCTGGCGAAATGGCAGAACTGGCCGCGACCCACTTACTGCGTAATGGTGTTCAGGATGTCATTATTGCCAACCGGACGTTTTCTCGTGCCAAAGAGTTGGCTGATAACCTTGGTGGCGAACCTATTCAGATTGAAAACATGCCGGATCGTCTGCACGAAGTTGACATCGTTATTAGTTCTACAGGTTCCCCTGTTGCCGTAATCAAGGCCAAGGACGTCAAATCCGTACTTAAGCGACGTAAAAACAAACCCATGTTTTTCATCGACATCGCTGTGCCTCGTGATATTGACCCTGATGTCAACATTTTGGACAACGTATATCTTTATGACATTGATGACCTCAAAGAGGTTGTTGAAGACAACATGGCGCAACGTCATGAAGAAGCAGCCAAGGCCAGAACCGTTGTTGATCATGAAACAGATACTTTTGGTAATTGGTTGCATTCGTTAAATCTTCAGCCGACTATTGTTGATTTGGTGGAAAAGACTGAAGACGTGGCGCATCGGGAATTGAACAAGACATTGAAAAAAATTGGTCAGGTAGATGAACGGACGCGGAAGGCATTGGAAACACTTGTCCTTTCTGTGGCCCACAAATCTATGCATGAACCCATTTGTTTTTTAAAACGTCGGACACAAGAAGAAGGTTCAGCCGAACGATTTATCGATTTGGCACGACGTATGTTCAATTTGGACGATGAATCTATTCCGGCGGAAGCCCATCTTGATCGAAAGAGTAACACCTGCTCGGCAGAAGACATCAACGAGCTCATTAAAGCCTCAAAGAACAAGGAACAATAA
- a CDS encoding glycosyltransferase family 9 protein produces the protein MKNYLVIQLARFGDLIQTKRLIATISARNDGVVHLCVDTSLKSLAQLIYPDVVVHSITAHGTGLDASTVLLKMLVENRQAFAKLQTIDFNTVYNLNFSGLNFRLAALFDPVKVTGYCWHNGQEITGTWPAMAMRWSNLRRLGINLVDFWAGYCPDMIAPTKVNPPATPKGGGIGVVLAGRESRRSLPAQLLATISATLGASQKTDSIVLLGGKTEHAAGQAVLKELPSSLQNKTKNLAGKTNWKDLVDLVGSLDMLLTPDTGTMHLAAHLGTPVTAFFLSSAWCFETGPYGLGHTVYQAVTNCLPCLETKPCDNEVKCISPFTSPKFQRFLVTQKNEHAPERLIGFNSGFDALGQIYIPFAGVDKDNSQRTIFRNFIYQYLTGEESECFEKELFFAQEFYREKDWMTTIQKFENNG, from the coding sequence ATGAAAAATTATCTTGTTATACAGTTGGCTCGTTTTGGAGATCTTATCCAAACAAAACGGCTTATTGCGACCATTTCCGCACGAAACGACGGTGTGGTGCATCTATGCGTGGACACTTCCCTAAAATCGCTGGCACAATTAATTTATCCGGATGTTGTCGTGCATTCGATTACAGCGCATGGGACCGGACTGGATGCTTCAACCGTACTCCTTAAAATGCTTGTTGAGAACCGACAGGCTTTTGCCAAGCTACAAACGATTGATTTCAATACCGTCTATAACCTTAATTTTTCAGGACTTAATTTTCGATTGGCCGCATTGTTCGACCCGGTAAAAGTGACAGGGTATTGTTGGCACAACGGACAGGAAATCACGGGCACTTGGCCAGCCATGGCCATGCGCTGGTCTAATCTTCGACGTTTGGGCATAAATCTCGTAGACTTCTGGGCGGGATATTGCCCGGATATGATCGCACCAACCAAAGTTAATCCACCAGCCACTCCCAAAGGCGGAGGTATTGGTGTTGTCCTCGCTGGCCGCGAATCCCGTCGTTCTTTACCAGCCCAACTCCTTGCGACCATTTCAGCAACATTGGGAGCCTCCCAAAAAACAGACTCGATTGTTCTGCTCGGCGGAAAGACAGAGCACGCAGCGGGGCAGGCTGTTCTCAAAGAGTTACCATCTTCACTTCAAAATAAAACAAAAAATTTGGCAGGCAAGACAAACTGGAAAGATCTTGTTGATCTTGTCGGCTCACTCGATATGCTGCTGACACCGGATACGGGAACCATGCATCTAGCCGCACACCTCGGAACGCCGGTTACAGCATTTTTTCTGTCTTCGGCATGGTGTTTTGAAACAGGCCCTTATGGCTTGGGACACACAGTGTATCAAGCTGTGACAAACTGTCTCCCCTGTTTAGAAACCAAGCCGTGTGATAATGAAGTTAAATGTATTTCTCCTTTTACTTCGCCAAAATTTCAACGTTTTCTGGTCACACAAAAAAATGAACACGCACCTGAAAGACTTATCGGATTCAACTCCGGTTTCGATGCGTTAGGGCAGATTTATATCCCGTTTGCCGGTGTAGACAAAGACAATAGCCAAAGAACTATTTTCAGAAACTTCATTTACCAATATCTCACGGGTGAAGAATCGGAATGCTTCGAAAAAGAGCTTTTTTTTGCTCAAGAATTCTATCGGGAAAAAGACTGGATGACGACCATACAAAAATTTGAGAATAATGGATAA